In Flavobacterium gelatinilyticum, a genomic segment contains:
- a CDS encoding VF530 family protein has protein sequence MESKSKDPLHGITLQKIVETLVDYYGFDTLGELIPVKCFNSNPSVKSSLTFLRKTDWARKKVEDLYIKTLPRLSNPD, from the coding sequence ATGGAAAGTAAATCAAAAGATCCGCTTCACGGAATTACGCTTCAAAAAATCGTTGAAACTCTCGTTGATTATTACGGTTTTGATACTTTGGGCGAATTAATACCGGTAAAATGTTTTAATTCAAACCCAAGTGTAAAATCAAGTCTTACTTTTTTAAGAAAAACAGACTGGGCAAGGAAAAAAGTAGAAGACTTATATATTAAAACGCTGCCCAGGTTATCTAATCCTGATTAG
- a CDS encoding DUF3575 domain-containing protein — MRKISALIVLFLSIQLHSQTFIKFNGVTALVAIPNIGIETSIGEKTTFSADVMASFWESFNGNNPMKFITVTPEIRYHFKEKYNGFYAGGHIGADKYELQKWNYWDTNKYEDGFGYRIGATIGYNLKVSDKFLLDFYVGGGWHQGFYKGYYNDGTPGRYEPTRNWNKSGEWLPYRGGVMLSYKLN; from the coding sequence ATGAGAAAAATATCCGCCTTAATTGTTCTTTTTTTATCGATTCAATTACACAGCCAGACTTTTATCAAGTTTAACGGCGTTACAGCCTTAGTTGCAATTCCAAATATTGGAATCGAGACCAGTATAGGCGAAAAAACTACTTTTAGTGCCGATGTAATGGCATCTTTCTGGGAAAGCTTTAACGGAAATAATCCGATGAAATTCATTACCGTAACTCCTGAAATCCGTTACCATTTTAAAGAAAAATACAATGGTTTTTATGCAGGAGGACATATTGGTGCCGATAAATACGAACTGCAAAAGTGGAACTATTGGGATACCAATAAATACGAAGATGGTTTTGGCTACAGAATTGGTGCAACAATAGGATACAATCTAAAAGTAAGTGATAAATTTTTACTTGATTTTTATGTTGGCGGAGGCTGGCACCAAGGCTTTTATAAAGGTTATTACAACGACGGAACTCCCGGAAGATATGAACCAACGCGTAACTGGAATAAAAGCGGCGAATGGCTTCCGTATCGAGGCGGTGTAATGCTTTCGTATAAGTTAAACTAA
- a CDS encoding GNAT family N-acetyltransferase, with protein MLEFNFHPFPVIETDRLLLRRITNDDVNEVFELRSNPETMKYIPRPLAKSTQDALDHIEMIEEKINVNAGINWAITLKGNPKLLGIIGFYRMQPENYRAEIGYMLLPDFHGKGIVPESVETLIKYGFESMKLHSIEAIIAPENYASEKVLQKCGFVKEAHFKESEFWEGKFLDKVVYSLLNR; from the coding sequence ATGCTGGAATTTAACTTTCATCCTTTTCCGGTAATCGAAACTGACCGATTACTTTTAAGAAGAATTACCAATGATGATGTAAATGAAGTTTTCGAATTACGTTCGAATCCTGAAACCATGAAATATATTCCGAGACCATTAGCCAAAAGCACTCAAGATGCATTGGATCATATTGAAATGATCGAAGAAAAAATAAACGTAAACGCAGGCATCAATTGGGCAATTACCTTAAAAGGCAACCCTAAACTTCTGGGTATTATTGGTTTTTACAGAATGCAACCCGAAAATTACCGAGCCGAAATTGGCTATATGTTACTGCCGGATTTTCACGGGAAAGGAATTGTTCCCGAATCTGTAGAAACCTTAATAAAATATGGTTTCGAAAGCATGAAATTACATTCGATTGAAGCTATCATTGCTCCTGAAAATTATGCTTCGGAAAAAGTGCTTCAAAAATGCGGCTTCGTAAAAGAGGCTCATTTTAAAGAATCTGAATTTTGGGAAGGAAAGTTTCTAGACAAAGTAGTGTACTCATTATTAAACCGTTAG
- the smpB gene encoding SsrA-binding protein SmpB, protein MLKSVNILNKRARFDYEIIDTYTAGIVLAGTEIKSIRLGKANITESFCEFSNNELFAINTYIEEYSFGNQFNHSSRSERKLLLNKRELKTLARSVQAKGLTIIPLKLFTNEKGLAKLQIGLCKGKKNYDKRESLKEQDTKRDLDRIKKAYN, encoded by the coding sequence ATGTTAAAATCAGTCAATATACTTAATAAAAGAGCTCGGTTTGATTATGAAATAATCGATACTTATACTGCCGGAATTGTTTTGGCAGGAACCGAGATCAAATCTATACGATTAGGAAAAGCAAATATTACAGAAAGTTTCTGCGAGTTTAGCAACAATGAACTTTTTGCAATTAATACTTATATCGAAGAATATTCGTTTGGAAATCAGTTTAATCACAGCTCAAGAAGCGAAAGAAAACTTCTTTTAAATAAAAGAGAATTAAAAACTCTGGCGAGAAGCGTTCAGGCAAAGGGTCTTACTATTATTCCTTTAAAATTATTTACAAACGAAAAAGGTCTTGCAAAACTGCAGATTGGTCTTTGTAAAGGAAAGAAAAACTACGATAAACGTGAATCTTTGAAAGAACAGGACACAAAACGCGATCTTGACAGAATTAAAAAGGCTTACAACTAA